In Thermococcus stetteri, the following proteins share a genomic window:
- a CDS encoding cell wall-binding repeat-containing protein translates to MDRKIPATAVIVLFVFQMVLPAVSAQNNEYDLILVRNDDLIDYIVALPYSKHLDVPILPVNPQELDPATLAQLQSYEQFGWYHVLVIGDYQAISQKVQEQLMSLGFQVTRIGGATRVDTAANLAKEFYSPKVDAVVLASASDYGSALAAARWAMAYNHPLLLTSPSNLSASVKSTLEYLQPHIIILIGAGMSKNIEDELNSLGYTTHWVKENLTISVPTSTTPQGTNWSYVIGAVIITLAIAIPTSLYYAKKKWAANRVPIEVLTEKERAVVKAILEKGGTIKQEELPELTGYSRPTISRIIQELEKKQLVEREKTGKTFIVKLTKEIIMRE, encoded by the coding sequence ATGGACAGAAAAATCCCAGCAACAGCAGTGATCGTGCTTTTTGTCTTCCAGATGGTACTCCCCGCTGTAAGTGCCCAGAACAACGAGTACGACCTTATATTAGTCCGCAACGATGATCTCATTGACTATATAGTGGCGCTTCCCTATTCAAAGCATCTGGATGTCCCTATTCTCCCCGTAAACCCACAGGAGCTTGACCCCGCCACACTAGCCCAGCTTCAAAGCTATGAGCAGTTTGGCTGGTACCACGTCTTAGTCATAGGCGACTATCAGGCGATAAGCCAAAAAGTCCAGGAACAGCTGATGAGCCTCGGCTTCCAGGTCACCAGGATAGGGGGTGCCACTAGGGTTGATACGGCCGCAAACCTGGCCAAGGAGTTTTATTCCCCAAAGGTTGACGCCGTGGTTCTTGCCAGTGCAAGCGACTATGGGTCCGCGCTCGCTGCCGCCAGGTGGGCTATGGCCTACAATCACCCCCTACTGTTGACCTCACCCTCAAACCTTTCAGCCTCCGTAAAATCTACACTGGAATACCTTCAGCCCCACATCATCATCCTCATCGGCGCAGGTATGTCAAAGAACATCGAGGATGAGCTGAACAGCCTCGGGTACACGACCCACTGGGTAAAGGAGAACCTGACCATATCCGTGCCAACATCAACAACGCCACAGGGCACCAACTGGAGCTATGTAATCGGAGCGGTCATAATAACACTAGCCATTGCAATTCCCACCTCGCTGTACTACGCTAAGAAGAAGTGGGCCGCCAACAGGGTTCCAATCGAAGTTCTAACAGAGAAGGAGCGTGCGGTGGTTAAGGCTATCCTTGAAAAGGGCGGAACCATAAAGCAGGAGGAGCTCCCCGAGCTCACTGGATATTCTCGCCCAACGATAAGCAGAATAATCCAGGAGCTTGAGAAGAAACAGCTCGTCGAGCGCGAGAAAACGGGGAAGACCTTCATCGTGAAGCTAACAAAGGAAATCATTATGCGCGAGTGA
- a CDS encoding C2H2-type zinc finger protein, translating to MAVLKAIKIEDRDGEILFRCPRCGMVFRSAKAYTRHVNKAHGHLFRK from the coding sequence ATGGCGGTGCTGAAGGCCATCAAGATCGAGGACAGGGACGGGGAGATACTCTTCCGCTGCCCGAGGTGTGGAATGGTCTTCCGCAGTGCCAAGGCGTACACGAGGCACGTGAACAAGGCCCACGGCCATCTCTTCCGCAAGTGA